From the genome of Castor canadensis chromosome 18, mCasCan1.hap1v2, whole genome shotgun sequence:
ccccttttcctattggcctcagttgcttttaaggtatctgctttagtttctctgcgttaagggcaacaaatgcgagctaattttttaggtgtcttacctatcctcacccctcccatgtgtgctctcgcttttattatgtgctcaaagtagGGACAAGCCTCTTAAAGAGGCAGAACACAAACACGGCTCCTTTGTCATGCTGAGTGACTATGGGGCTCAGCCCTGCAGCATCCTAACTGGCCTTGCAGCTTTGAcgaaatctgaaatctgaaggaAGCCAATCTTTAGATTACAGGGGACCACAACAGAGGCTCCCACCCTTGAATGACACCAGAATGGCCAGTAGAGTCAAACTTTCAATGTTGACCTaaacagatagttttcttttctttttggtagtactggggtttgaactcagggtgcacttgttaggcagatgctctaccacttgagacacacctcccgtgcattttgctctggttatttgggagatcgggtctggagaactatttgccagggctgcctttgaacttctatcctcctgatctcaatctcccaagtagctaggattacagacgtgagccactggtgctcagctatGCTTTAGGTCTCAGGTTTTACCCAGGACAGGCCTCAGCCCCTCCCTTCCACCCAAGCGCTCCTACCTCCACCGCCTGTtgactgggatcacaggcagaaCACCACGCTGGCTTATTTACTGAAACGAAGCCTccgataactttttgcccaggcaaacctcaatcctcctatctcagcctcctcagaggagctgggattacaggcagcccccagcacaaatttattttttgtgaaaaaGCCTGTTTCCCCTGCCTCACACTCCAGGCTGGTAAACATTATTCAAACTGACTTCATTCACATAGCTTTCAAAATATACAGGTCCTGATAAGTTTTCCTTAAAACACACCCGGAAAATGAAGCCACAGCTGGGTCTGCTACTTCAGGACATGTTAGTATTATTACCTCGCCAGGCTGGGTCCTCCtgcagtttgttttgttttccttttctcttctctggagCCAGAGaccaaattcagggcctcacaccactgggctacatcccttacccttctttgttttttttttttttttttttttttggtggcactggagtttgaactcaggtcttcatacttcatagacaggtgctctaccacttgagccactccaccagcccttttttgtgatgggtttttttgggatagggtctcatgaactatttgcctgggctgccttagaatttccatcctcctgatctctctgcctcccaatagctgggattacaggcttgagcgcTCAACTCTCTGTAACTTTTTGAGCAAAACTTCACCCTGACAAGCAGAGAAGTAGCAGTAAGAGGTTACAAGCAAACAGATCCAGATTCAGATACTGGCATGAAACCTCATCACAACTTCTCTGAGCTTGATCACTcaaccaaaagacaaaaaaaaaaaaaaagagtagataaATGGACAGAACAAAATGAATTGCTTTTCCTCTGGTATGGCTTGGTAATTAGAAGCCATTGCTATTGCCAGGCagagtggaaaaaaaatcaaaaagaccaCAGGAGAAGTCCAGAACGGAGAACAGAATTCCAGTCCCAAAGACTCCAAGTGACCTTTCCTTCAAATAGAGAAAATGAGGCCCAAAGACTGGGGCCGCTCCTTGCCATTCACTCAACACACACTTTACTACGGACAGGCTCGGGgccagaggtgtggctgaagcggtGGTAcatggcctgcctagcaagtgtgaagccctgggttcaaaccccaggcctgccaaaaaaaagggagaaagaagaaagaaatggacacTCTCAGGACATCCCCCTAAGGGTCAGTGCGCTTCCAGTTCCTGCAGCTACGAGCTGCTAAAATGGTTTCTCAGTAAGTACTTTAGGAACGGAATCTAGAGAGGGGCAATGAACCCTTATAAGCTTCTGGTATTGAAGAGTGCAACTCCGCTCCTTCTCCGGTATGCCCAGGCCTGTTTCAGCTTGCAAATAACAGGAAAGTGAATTACACTTTTGATGATTGGCGATAGAGGAAGAGTCGCCCACGCACTAACCCCCCCCCTCCCCGCGCCCCCAAGCTCAAAAATCCAGACAAAGCGGAAGCTCGGGAAGTCCCACTTGCCTACGACTCTGAGTACGGGATTCGAACCTTGAAACCCCCAAGAGAAGCTTCGCACTATGACTCACCACGGGAGCCCACCTGGAGCCGCAAGTTTTCCGCAGCCACAGCGTGCGGAGTGGCGCTAAATCTGCAGATACAAACTCCACCCTCAGCCAATCAAAACGCCCTCCACCCCCCTGGCCAATGAAAAGCAGCGGATATGACCGTCTCCGCGTAGCCTCCATGCTTGCTGGGAGTTGTAGTTTACAACGCAGAGCAGGACTCAGCGTCCTGGTTTCCCCCAGCTGATCCCGCCCCCTCAGCCTTCCAGCCAATCAGCAACATGAGTTTGGTCCACCACCCTTTCTCCGCTTCTTCCCCCCTGCACACAAACACGGGTGACCGCAGCTAGATAGGCCGCGGCGGGACGGATGTGGGGCGGTAGGGTCGGGGCCTTGCTGCGGGTACGGAGGTTGCAGCCAGCAGGGGTATCCGGAAGGACACTGCTAAGCTGTAATGCTGTCTCGCAGGCAGGAAGCAGTTCGCCGCGGTGTTGGAACTGCGGGGGGTCAGGGGGTGCTGGGCGGGAGGACGGGTTCTTCTGCCCGCGGTGCCGCGCGCTGCAGCCCCCCGACCCTACTCGAGACTACTTCAGCCTTATGGATTGGTACGGGCTGCGGTGGGTGCGGGGGACGGCTGGGGTTGGCGGGGGGGAGGTCAGAGGCTGGCCAGCGTGAGGGGAGGGCAAGACCGGTGGGCATAGCCTTAGAGGGCGGAGCTAGGGGATCGGTCCCCAAAGAGGAAATTGAGAGCGGGGACGGAGGGAAGGGGCCACGCGAAagggagcagggaggggagaGGCGGGGAATTAAGGAgctagagggagggggcggggcctgtTGCTAAGGGAACCTGGCGAGGAGCGGAGCTTGGGAAAGGACTGAAAAATTGAACTTCGTCTGGTGGCTccagtctgtaatcctaactatttgggagattgagattgggaggatcatggttcaatggccagcccgggaaaatagttcattaggcccccacccccatctccaaaataaccagaacaaaatggactggaggagtggctcaagtgtagagcgaCTGATtggcaagagcaaagccctgagttccatccccagtccCCCTAGTAGTAAAAAAGTACTGAAGTAGACAAGATTAGGGAGTAAGGGCTTTCtccaggccctggatttgatccctagcaatacaaaagtaaataaaaatccaaacatgTAGGCCATCTAAAGGAGAGTGggaattttcctttcaaagttGATTTTGGAGAGGTGAGGAAGTAGGAGCAGAGTTGAACTAGTGAGGAAATGGAGCGAGCTCTGGaaatagaacagaaaaagaagttgGGAAGGGGGGCAGGGACCTGCTGGTTGGAAAGACAAGGGAGATACAAAAATACCTCTTCCCCTTAATCCTGGAATATTCTTCCACCAGTCCCCTGAGCACTTACAGTGGGCGGCAATAACTTTTAAGTTGTCAAGCTTGCAGTCTTGCTcatacctcagggcctttgtacctgctaatccttctgcctccatgaCTCTTTCACTGATGTCTGATTACTTACATCATCACTCAGGTCTCACCTCAAATGTCATCTGTGTAGCATCTTCCACCTTCTCTAACCCTAATCTGTTTTCCTGTGTGCCACCTACCACTTTTTGAAATGAtctttgtttatatgtttattacaTTTTCCCTAAGAGCAGGAAACAGGCTATAGTAAAGAAATCTCTACATCAATTTATTGATGAATTTCATCTCCCGATTTGCTTCCAGCAACCGATCCTTCAGGGTTGACACCACGAAGCTCCAGCACAGGTTCCAGCAGCTACAGCGTCTTGTCCACCCAGATTTCTTCAGCCAGCGGTCTAAGGTAGTTTATTGGCCcaccccagtaccccccaaacATTGGCAGGCGGGTGGGTGCCAGTAGCCTGTGGTTTCATGATTAACCACAACACAGTTGGACAACCATCTTCATCCTGTGATGTCCTGACCCCAGCCAGCCAGGCCCCAGAGATGTCATTTCCTCACAGCTTTTAGCTGACCTCCTAGAAAACTAAGAATCCACCATCTGAAAATAAAGACACCTCATGCAGCACTAGTTCCACTTTGGCCATGTGTCCTTCTGGACCTGCTCATCAGTATGTTATAAAAGTCTATGAGTGTAAGGAAGCTCTTTTATGAGACTCTCTTCTTCTCTGCTAACAGACCGAAAAGGACTTCTCAGAGGAGCATTCAACCCTAGTGAATGATGCCTATAAGACTCTTCTGGCCCCCCTGAACAGAGGACTATACCTTGTAAGGTGATTTCCCAACCCGCCTTTCTTCCCCCGCCTTTTTTTTAAtcctggggtttgtactcagggtggcatgcactctaccacttgtgccacaccctcaacccttttctacttcatttatttttcaagtagagtctcactttttgtcccgggccagcctcagaccttgagcCTCCTGGGTAGTTAGGTGCATGCTGGGCCCAGCTtagtggctgagatggggtctcatctCACTAAGCTTTTCCCCAGTCTGACCTCAATacattatcctcccaatctctgcctctggtagctggcattacaggcataagccaccaactCCCAACCCTTCTATGTGTGATTTACCCTGTATTCACACATTGGCTTTGAGATCTGAGCtaggaccctatctcagaaaccaccacaaaaaagggctggtgccaggcactgatggctcacgcctataatcctagctactccagaggatctcagttcaaagccagcccaaggaagtagttccatgagaccctatttcgaaaaaatccatcacagaaaagggctcacagagtggctcaaggtgtaggccctgagttcaaaccccagtactaccaaaatcaaataaatacatatgtaaataaataatctcTCTCAACTTCCAAGTGAAAGGAATGACTACCCCAGAGCCACGAGTTCCAGGTGGCACAAAGTAGGATCTTGTACCAACACTCTTGTCCCAGTCCAAACTTTTGGCACACTACCCTCATCACACTTTGAATACTAGGACAGCTCGAGTTTTCTAGGCTGGacgtgtagctcagtggtagaggtctTGCCTAACTCGCTCAAACCCCTGGGTTCCATGCCAGCACTACAGAATTTATGcggtgctgggggcatggctcaaatggtgcaACACCTGCTTAGCATCTACATGGCACAGGCCCTATTTTCTTGACCCAAACTTATTTTCTGCCCCAATAGCTAAAGCTCCACGGGATAGAGATTCCTGAAGGAACAGATCATGAAATAGACCGTCAGTTCCTCACCGAAATCATGGAATTCAATGAGAGACTCGCAGAGGCTCAAAGCAAAGATGCTGTGGAAGAGATTGAATCCACTGTCAGAGGTAAAAGATAAAATACCACCGAATGCCTTTTGTTGCCAGGGTTAAATGAGAAATGAACCTAAAGAGGACATACCAGTCATCATGATGATTCAggaactattttttttcctgaccaTACCAAAATCAGTTTTGTATGGAAGTTAACTTTACGATTTATGTAACCTTATAGAAGGCAGCCTTAAGCCAAGAATGTAATCAtcaccaggcactgtggctctctcctgtaatcccagtgacttgggaggcagagatcaggaagatcgaggttcaaaaccagcctggacaaatagtttgcaagaccctatacaaaaaaaaaaaaatcacaagagggctggtggggtggctcaaggtggaggcgctgagttcaaaccttactacCACAAAACACAGAATGTAATCCTATGTTACAGACTTCAGTGATCTTTTCTACTCAGGATATTGTTCAGGTATTACTATTTTCTCTAGCAAGGAAATGGAGCTCAGAAGTTAGCACATGTGCTCCAGGTCACACAGCATGTCTGTGACTCCCTGACCTCTGATTCCATATTGCTTTCTTTCCCACTTCGTTCCATAGTGAATCAATCAGGGTTCTCCAGGAAACCAATAGGATGTAGATAGACTTATCTGAAAGAATTGGTTCACACGACTCGGGACTGGCACAGCTTTATAGGGCAGGCCTGCAGGCCTGATAATTGTGCTAATTCCATATTTGTATACAGGGTACCTTGAGcaagttcatctcctccattgtaTTCCCATTCCTCTCTTCCTTATTCCCTTCTTTCAAACGGTGTtcggtgggtttcattattctgtctttATCAGGTCAGATTTCCACATCACAGTCTTTTAtgaggatttttgttgttgttttgtggtgctgaggatcaaacccaaggcatTACACatatgaggcaagtgctctaaacCTATGTTAcagtctgttttgtttcttttatttggtgggtctgaactcaaggcttcacacttgctctgattattttcaagataagtcttgggaactatttgcccatgctggcctcgaaCTGGCTCTTCCCCGTcttagccacccaagtagctaggattacaggtgtcagccactgccCACAGCTGTGTTACAGCCTTGAAACAGAATTCCTTCCCCCCTGTTTTTACATTTAATGTCTTGATTGAATGAGGGCATCCTATATTATTTATTAAAGTCAACTGATTGTAAATGTTAATCCCATCTACAAAATACCTTCATGGCATCATCTAGAACTGTGTTTGATCAACAACTGGGTGCTCTAGCCTGGCCAACTTGATCTGTAAATTCACCATTTCATGTAGAAAAAGCACCAGGTTCTCAGAAAGGCTGTAGGTACTTGTGTACTTTGACAAACATTTATGTTGTGCCCACTGTGTACCAGGTACTGTGCACAACACTGAAGATGCATCAGGGAACAGAAagacttgagccatacttccatgGAGTTTACATATTCTAACCTAGTGGGATTCATGAGAGATTCCCTCTCTGCTCCGCCCCCAGAGGACCTGTCTCGCCCCATATCCTTGTCAAGAGTATGTCCCCAATAATCTAACTTCCTTTCGCtaagctccacctcctaaaggttccaccagcTCCTAATAGCATCACAGGCTGGCCACCAAGCTTTTACTCTATGGGCCTTTGGAACACGTATCCAAACTGTAGcaccccacttttttttcttataaatgattCTGTAGCCATCCTATAATCCTTGATGATTGCCCCTCAGATCTTTCATGAGTGAAAAACAGAGTTTGGCTAGGGTCTGTGAGTACTGCATTCAATTGATACtgctagctgggtgtggtagatcacatgtataatcccagcccttgggagacagaggcagaaagacTACAAGCTCCAGTCCAGCCTGAGCTATGCAGTGAGATACTGTTTTAAAAAACCAAGGACTGAGGGCTAGCCAAGTGTCTCAAGTTGTAAAGTGCTGCCTAGCATgggtaaggccttgagttcaaatcccagtactgccaaaaaaaaaacccaagggctGACACTGTAGCTTGGTGATAGAGTACTTGAGTACTTGGATAGCATTTGcttggctctgggtttgatccccagcactgtcaaaaaaaaaaatctgttgtcaTGGTATACATAGAGACAAAGGTTATGAACCCTGAAGTTGAATCCAAGCTCCCTGCCTTGTTGTATTTAAAGAAGCATGATCGCAAAACATTGTCTACTTTTCTGAGTctgtttaaatagaaaaattcagATCACGGTTTTTCTCTTTCAGCCAGACAGAAAGAATTGATTGACAGTGCAAGCCAAGCTTTTGAACAAGGTACTTCATTTCTTGACTTTGTGCatatgaaaagaaattgaaaacactGGCGTACTCCACTCACCCGATAAGTAGCATTATGTACTTCTCCTGTGGTGGGAACGTGGGGAGACACAAAACCTACGTCAGGATGTATTTCTGCCTTCATGGCGTCTTATCACTGCAGGATGAACACAACTGTGCGACAAAAACTGGTCTGCCAGTTCACCATTAGATAGCAGAAAATGCTGCCCTTCTCCCTTAGCAAGAAGATATAGTCAAGTATAGAGTGAGACATTCAGTGTTGAGAAAAAAAGCCTGCGAAGCTAGAATTCCATACCCTGAAAAATCATCCAaaacagaaggagaaataaagacttcctctaacaaaaattgaaaaaaatatattgccAGCAGACCTTCCTTGTAAGAAGTACTGTAAAAAATTCTTTAgaagtctgtgagaccccatcccaaccaacagtgctgggtgcagtggcacacaactgtcatcccagccaggAATAGGAGGACTGTGACCCAGGCTGGCCAAGGGATAAGAGCAagatcatttgaaaaataaccgaAGAACAAAGGGGCTGGGGGCGTGGgtccagtggtacagcacctgcctagcaagtgcaaggcttgAATTCAACCCCAGAACAAAAAAGTTCTTTAGGGAGAATGAAACTGGTATGGATCAGAAactcaacacagagaaatgagGCGCATTGGAGAAGGATGAATGTTCTCTGGAGCTATGACAACAGGTTGTTCAAAAGAGTGATGGCAACAATGTATCCGGTTTTCAGGTATAGCCCAGTGATAGGACAGCTGAGCAGAATGCAATC
Proteins encoded in this window:
- the Hscb gene encoding iron-sulfur cluster co-chaperone protein HscB isoform X2, with product MWGGRVGALLRVRRLQPAGVSGRTLLSCNAVSQAGSSSPRCWNCGGSGGAGREDGFFCPRCRALQPPDPTRDYFSLMDCNRSFRVDTTKLQHRFQQLQRLVHPDFFSQRSKTEKDFSEEHSTLVNDAYKTLLAPLNRGLYLLKLHGIEIPEGTDHEIDRQFLTEIMEFNERLAEAQSKDAVEEIESTVRARQKELIDSASQAFEQDDFEKAKEILTKMRYFSNVEAKIKLKKTPL
- the Hscb gene encoding iron-sulfur cluster co-chaperone protein HscB isoform X1, with translation MWGGRVGALLRVRRLQPAGVSGRTLLSCNAVSQAGSSSPRCWNCGGSGGAGREDGFFCPRCRALQPPDPTRDYFSLMDCNRSFRVDTTKLQHRFQQLQRLVHPDFFSQRSKTEKDFSEEHSTLVNDAYKTLLAPLNRGLYLLKLHGIEIPEGTDHEIDRQFLTEIMEFNERLAEAQSKDAVEEIESTVRARQKELIDSASQAFEQVRSFFAVATAAPCPPPWRQPRLHTLPDIPWDKITSADSHV
- the Hscb gene encoding iron-sulfur cluster co-chaperone protein HscB isoform X3, which encodes MWGGRVGALLRVRRLQPAGVSGRTLLSCNAVSQAGSSSPRCWNCGGSGGAGREDGFFCPRCRALQPPDPTRDYFSLMDCNRSFRVDTTKLQHRFQQLQRLVHPDFFSQRSKLKLHGIEIPEGTDHEIDRQFLTEIMEFNERLAEAQSKDAVEEIESTVRARQKELIDSASQAFEQVRSFFAVATAAPCPPPWRQPRLHTLPDIPWDKITSADSHV
- the Hscb gene encoding iron-sulfur cluster co-chaperone protein HscB isoform X6, producing MWGGRVGALLRVRRLQPAGVSGRTLLSCNAVSQAGSSSPRCWNCGGSGGAGREDGFFCPRCRALQPPDPTRDYFSLMDCNRSFRVDTTKLQHRFQQLQRLVHPDFFSQRSKTEKDFSEEHSTLVNDAYKTLLAPLNRGLYLVS
- the Hscb gene encoding iron-sulfur cluster co-chaperone protein HscB isoform X4; this translates as MWGGRVGALLRVRRLQPAGVSGRTLLSCNAVSQAGSSSPRCWNCGGSGGAGREDGFFCPRCRALQPPDPTRDYFSLMDCNRSFRVDTTKLQHRFQQLQRLVHPDFFSQRSKTEKDFSEEHSTLVNDAYKTLLAPLNRGLYLLKLHGIEIPEGTDHEIDRQFLTEIMEFNERLAEAQSKDAVEEIESTVRARQKELIDSASQAFEQGLALGR
- the Hscb gene encoding iron-sulfur cluster co-chaperone protein HscB isoform X5, with translation MWGGRVGALLRVRRLQPAGVSGRTLLSCNAVSQAGSSSPRCWNCGGSGGAGREDGFFCPRCRALQPPDPTRDYFSLMDCNRSFRVDTTKLQHRFQQLQRLVHPDFFSQRSKTEKDFSEEHSTLVNDAYKTLLAPLNRGLYLLKLHGIEIPEGTDHEIDRQFLTEIMEFNERLAEAQSKDAVEEIESTVRARQKELIDSASQAFEQVAPS